One part of the Gossypium raimondii isolate GPD5lz chromosome 1, ASM2569854v1, whole genome shotgun sequence genome encodes these proteins:
- the LOC128033510 gene encoding uncharacterized protein LOC128033510, with protein MVFIDDILVYSRTEDEHDEHLRIVLQILREKQVYAKFNKYEFWLREVTFLGHVVSVEGIRPKPRKEFTVYSDASHVGLGCMLVQDGKVVVYVSRQLKTQEVENGGTTNFGINSDGVLLFHGQICVPNDEDLRQSILRKAHSSPYTIHPGGNKMYRDLRELYWWLGLKREVIVDQLTKSAHFISIRTNFSLRKLAKLYILEIVRLHGVPISIISGWDPRFTFQFCKKLHEALSSGFDLIAFYPRHDGRSESWEEYLSLAEFAYNNSFKSSIQIAPYEALYGRKCCTLLCWTELGERRVLGPDLVSETEDKAEIVCRFEEACDRVFYEGLSFSQGLAMEKGSELELPPELDHIHDVFHVSVLRRYRSDPTHVVSVEEIKVRPDLTFEEEPV; from the exons ATGGTGTTCatcgatgacatattggtttattcgaggactgaggatgagcatgacgaGCACCTTAGGATTGTTCTTCAGATTTTAAGGGAGAAGCAGGTCTATGCTAAGTTCAACAAGTacgagttctggttacgtgaagtaacatttctgggtcatgtggtgTCTGTTGAGGGGATTCGA CCTAAACCTAGAAAGGAGTTCacggtttatagtgatgcatcacatgtcggtttgggatgtATGTTGGTacaggatggtaaggtggttgTATATgtgtctcgtcagcttaagacacaAGAG GTTGAGAATGGTGGCACTACTAATTTTGGGATAAACAGTGATGGGGTACTTTTATTCCACGGTCAGATTTGTGTACCGAATGATGAGGATTTAAGGCAGTCGATTCTAAGAAAAGCGCATAGTAGTCCCTATACTATACATCCCGGCGGGAACAAGATGTACCGAGATCTTCGGGAATTGTACTGGTGGCTAGGGTTGAAGCGTGAG GTCATCGTGGATCAattgaccaagtctgctcaCTTTATCTCGATAAGGACAAACTTTTCTCTTAGGAAATTAGCTAAGCTCTACATATTGGAAATtgtaagactgcatggggtacctATCTCGATCATTTCCGGTTGGGATCCTCGTTTCACATTTCAGTTCTGTAAGAAGCTTCATGAGGCTTTAAGTTCAGGATTCGATTTGATCGCTTTCTATCCTCGACATGATGGTCGATCGGAGAG TTGGGAGGAGTACTTGTCGTTAGCGGAGTTTGCCTACAATAATAGCTTCAAGTCTAGCATCCAGATTGCACCTTACGAGGCactgtatggtcgtaagtgttgCACTCttttatgttggactgagttgggcgagcgaCGTGTTCTGGGTCCTGATTTGGTCTCTGAGACAGAggataag GCAGAAATCGTATGCAGATTTGAGGAGGCGTGCGATCGAGTATTCTATGAGGGACTTAGTTTTTCTCAGGGTCTCGCCATGGAAAAAGGTTCTGAG TTAGAGTTACCTCCGGAGTTGGACCacattcatgatgtttttcacgTGTCGGTGTTGAGGCGCTACCGCTCTGATCCCACGCATGTTGTTTCTGTTGAAGAGATTAAGGTTAGGCCAGACTTGACCTTCGAGGAGGAGCCAGTTTAG